In a genomic window of Streptomyces sp. SJL17-4:
- a CDS encoding DUF6284 family protein, translating into MLSIAALQAVVTATPFDGEPSNAELNAIENEMPLILADVELLDAVIKTLDRPVTKLDERRIRRARHRVVAARRDLTNRAAVQSGGAA; encoded by the coding sequence ATGTTGTCCATCGCTGCACTTCAGGCCGTTGTTACGGCTACCCCGTTCGACGGTGAGCCGTCGAACGCCGAGCTGAACGCGATCGAGAACGAGATGCCGCTGATCCTGGCGGACGTCGAGCTGCTCGACGCGGTGATCAAGACGCTGGACCGTCCCGTCACCAAGCTGGACGAGCGGCGGATCCGCCGGGCCCGTCACCGGGTCGTGGCGGCCCGCCGGGACCTCACGAACCGCGCCGCCGTGCAGTCGGGCGGTGCCGCGTGA
- a CDS encoding RRQRL motif-containing zinc-binding protein — translation MSTLPVYRWRLAPEGLATFRQLRAMNLRPGGQPVVAQLERPRRRKEPLVAFLYRVDLARPVRPMTPARWAALERANAARRVCPECGRDAGYRIPTSLGMCVPCADAPQLAA, via the coding sequence GTGAGCACGCTGCCCGTCTACCGCTGGCGGCTCGCGCCGGAGGGGCTGGCCACCTTTCGCCAGCTGCGGGCCATGAACCTGCGGCCCGGTGGTCAGCCGGTGGTGGCCCAGCTCGAACGGCCCCGCCGCCGGAAGGAACCGCTGGTCGCGTTCCTGTACCGGGTCGACCTGGCTCGGCCGGTCCGGCCGATGACTCCGGCGCGGTGGGCGGCTCTGGAGCGGGCGAACGCGGCCCGCCGGGTCTGCCCGGAATGCGGGCGGGACGCCGGATACCGCATCCCCACTTCGCTCGGTATGTGCGTCCCGTGTGCGGACGCTCCCCAACTCGCTGCTTGA
- the traB gene encoding plasmid transfer protein TraB yields MARKNTEYVLDDHPRGGSESGSIGGYLLHRAKPHLPPWLGVAGTGLGGVLGHMRWADSAAAGVGLTVASVALTSATWWIGRNTSQQRRLHSAITVAAGSAWLTGACLAGPAAGPLGDLFLMGGPVIALSWNVRMVMRRTDADAAASSSDKGLLEKVGLARAAIGAAKVEPNRVTAPIALEPGEQTNDDVTKVLPRLASALDLPTTALRYMPNADSARRGELVIVPEDMLAEVVEYDGPSQLGGSIADPLIIGRYDDGSPLMLWLPGDPEAGRNATHVLIAGGTGSGKGDGALNVLTEILSRRDVNVWLSDPKSFQDFRPLLPAFDWAEEGGAGTEAMVEALQAVIPARTRWLGAHRYRQWLPEAAERQTDPAHSCRSDGTACGCPGMAYLVGWFEEAANTLRALGDDAFTGIAQEARAAGVSLVVSLQRPSYDQMSTSTRASLPSVIAFGCDPRDEGFSLPETVIDSGAHPGAWGNRRPGYCYVVSPGIPEDRYPAPGRTRRFTSRSMDVMEQLADWAAAHGPAMDPITTRAAEGTVGNAYTKRRRHTPDSTPAPQTGPSEMDGVEEDDMFEDSFMDPEDDGIDPEADLPDDEPGDDEPVFGTDTGRKPSPDEARLLLAQALEEFEEEGRMIVGPKDFTDWCDTHGYSRPWVSARLKDAAMDGRLQPTNQSGRWRIVPVLAAA; encoded by the coding sequence ATGGCACGCAAGAACACGGAATACGTCCTCGACGACCACCCGCGGGGCGGTTCGGAGAGCGGGAGCATCGGCGGCTACCTGCTGCACCGCGCGAAGCCGCACCTGCCGCCGTGGCTCGGCGTCGCGGGCACCGGCCTCGGCGGGGTGCTGGGCCACATGCGGTGGGCCGACAGCGCCGCCGCCGGCGTCGGCCTCACCGTCGCCTCGGTGGCCCTGACGAGCGCCACGTGGTGGATCGGCCGGAACACCAGCCAGCAGCGGCGCCTGCACTCCGCGATCACAGTCGCGGCGGGGTCGGCGTGGCTGACCGGCGCGTGCCTGGCCGGACCGGCCGCCGGACCGCTCGGGGACCTGTTCCTGATGGGCGGCCCGGTGATCGCCCTGTCGTGGAACGTGCGCATGGTCATGCGCCGCACCGACGCCGACGCCGCGGCCTCCAGTTCCGACAAGGGGCTGCTGGAGAAGGTCGGCCTGGCCCGCGCGGCGATCGGTGCGGCGAAGGTCGAGCCGAACCGGGTCACCGCCCCTATCGCGCTGGAGCCGGGCGAGCAGACCAACGACGACGTCACCAAAGTCCTCCCGCGGCTCGCCTCAGCCCTGGACCTGCCGACCACCGCCCTGCGCTACATGCCGAACGCCGACTCCGCCCGGCGCGGTGAGCTGGTCATCGTCCCCGAAGACATGCTCGCCGAGGTCGTCGAGTACGACGGACCGTCCCAGCTGGGCGGCTCGATCGCCGACCCGCTGATCATCGGCCGGTACGACGACGGGTCGCCGCTCATGCTGTGGCTGCCGGGTGACCCGGAGGCGGGCCGCAACGCTACCCACGTACTGATCGCGGGCGGCACCGGCTCCGGCAAGGGCGACGGCGCCCTCAACGTCCTCACGGAGATTCTCTCCCGCCGGGACGTCAACGTCTGGCTGTCCGACCCCAAGTCCTTCCAGGACTTCCGCCCCCTCCTGCCCGCGTTCGACTGGGCCGAAGAGGGCGGAGCGGGTACGGAGGCGATGGTCGAAGCACTCCAGGCCGTCATCCCCGCCCGGACCCGTTGGCTCGGCGCCCACCGCTACCGGCAGTGGCTCCCCGAAGCCGCCGAGCGGCAGACCGATCCGGCGCACTCCTGCCGGAGTGACGGCACCGCGTGCGGCTGCCCCGGCATGGCCTACCTGGTCGGCTGGTTCGAGGAGGCCGCCAACACCCTGAGGGCTCTCGGCGACGACGCGTTCACCGGCATCGCTCAGGAGGCCCGTGCGGCCGGCGTCTCCCTGGTCGTCTCGCTCCAGCGCCCGAGCTACGACCAGATGAGCACCAGCACCCGCGCGTCCCTCCCGTCCGTGATCGCGTTCGGCTGCGACCCCCGCGACGAAGGGTTCTCCCTCCCGGAGACGGTCATCGACTCCGGCGCCCACCCCGGCGCGTGGGGCAACCGCCGTCCCGGCTACTGCTACGTCGTCTCCCCGGGCATCCCCGAGGACCGCTACCCCGCCCCGGGCCGCACCCGCCGGTTCACCTCCCGATCCATGGACGTGATGGAACAGCTCGCGGACTGGGCCGCCGCCCACGGCCCGGCCATGGACCCGATCACCACCCGAGCCGCCGAGGGCACCGTCGGCAACGCCTACACCAAGCGCCGCCGCCACACCCCAGACAGCACCCCCGCCCCTCAAACCGGCCCGTCGGAGATGGACGGTGTGGAGGAGGACGACATGTTCGAGGACTCGTTCATGGACCCGGAGGACGACGGTATCGACCCCGAGGCCGACCTCCCCGACGACGAACCGGGCGACGACGAGCCCGTGTTCGGCACGGACACCGGCCGAAAGCCGAGCCCGGATGAGGCCCGGCTCCTGCTCGCTCAGGCGCTGGAGGAGTTCGAAGAGGAGGGCCGGATGATCGTCGGCCCGAAGGACTTCACCGACTGGTGCGACACCCACGGCTACAGCCGACCCTGGGTCTCCGCCCGGCTCAAGGACGCGGCCATGGACGGCCGCCTCCAGCCCACCAACCAGAGCGGCCGGTGGCGGATCGTGCCCGTCCTCGCCGCCGCCTGA
- a CDS encoding bifunctional DNA primase/polymerase — MTQPTPIRRDGEPPSTLDAALSAAERGWHVFPLRPGTKRPALHGEEQCPRIRDCAGGHRKWEDRATTDPDRIRRAWADRPFNVGIATGPSGLLVVDLDLPKTNGSQDAPDGVTTFEALCERAGQPVPATYRTRTASGGTHLYFTAPPGVRMPNSAGKLGKLIDTRAWGGYVVAPGSLTPTGPYTVLDDRTPAPLPEWLHSLLTLSRSAASSRAAVADRAVRAQRYALRGLEAETASVAGAMQGERNSTLLSAARALGRFVAWGDLPRDVVEEALQQAGEAAGLAPKACAATIRSGLNWSIAHNPQRRAA; from the coding sequence ATGACCCAACCCACCCCGATCCGGCGAGACGGCGAGCCGCCGTCGACGCTCGACGCCGCTCTCAGCGCCGCCGAACGCGGCTGGCACGTCTTCCCGCTCCGCCCCGGCACGAAGCGGCCCGCGCTCCACGGTGAGGAGCAGTGCCCGCGGATCCGGGACTGCGCCGGCGGGCACCGGAAGTGGGAGGACCGTGCCACGACCGACCCGGACCGGATCCGGCGGGCGTGGGCGGACCGCCCGTTCAACGTCGGCATCGCCACCGGCCCGTCCGGGCTGCTCGTGGTGGACCTCGACCTGCCCAAGACCAACGGCAGTCAGGACGCGCCTGACGGCGTGACGACCTTCGAGGCGCTCTGCGAGCGCGCCGGACAGCCCGTCCCCGCCACCTACCGGACGCGGACCGCGAGCGGCGGGACGCACCTCTACTTCACCGCCCCGCCCGGTGTCCGCATGCCCAACTCTGCTGGGAAGCTGGGCAAGTTGATCGACACCCGCGCGTGGGGCGGGTACGTCGTCGCCCCCGGCAGCCTCACCCCCACCGGCCCGTACACGGTCCTCGACGACCGCACCCCCGCACCCCTCCCGGAGTGGCTGCACAGCCTGCTCACCCTGTCCCGCTCGGCGGCATCGTCCCGTGCGGCGGTCGCCGACCGGGCAGTGCGTGCCCAGCGGTACGCGCTGCGCGGTCTGGAGGCCGAGACCGCGAGCGTGGCGGGGGCGATGCAGGGCGAGCGCAACTCCACTCTGCTGTCGGCGGCGCGAGCCCTGGGGCGGTTCGTCGCGTGGGGCGATCTTCCCCGGGACGTGGTTGAGGAGGCTCTTCAACAGGCGGGGGAGGCGGCCGGCCTGGCGCCGAAGGCCTGTGCGGCGACGATCCGCAGCGGGCTGAACTGGTCCATCGCCCACAACCCGCAGCGGCGGGCCGCATGA
- a CDS encoding helix-turn-helix domain-containing protein, whose translation MATAKTPQPVTELPDEYLTPDDIAFKFKVPLETVYQWRKKRTGPPGFRVGKHVRYDPAEVRAWVAQQSSADIAA comes from the coding sequence ATGGCCACCGCCAAGACGCCCCAGCCCGTCACCGAACTCCCCGACGAGTACCTCACCCCGGACGACATCGCCTTCAAGTTCAAGGTCCCGCTGGAGACGGTCTACCAGTGGCGCAAGAAGCGCACCGGGCCGCCCGGATTCCGCGTGGGCAAGCACGTCCGGTACGACCCCGCCGAGGTGCGGGCCTGGGTCGCGCAGCAGAGCAGCGCCGACATCGCTGCCTGA
- a CDS encoding MFS transporter, with protein sequence MASKAGAGGAPAGARLVLLTLAAGQFLMALDSSVMNVAIATVADDVGTTVTGIQGAITAYTLVMAMFMIPGGKVGVLIGRRRAFMIGCVIYGFGSLTTALAPNLPVLLLGWSFLEGIGAALILPSIVALVAGNFPTEGRAAAYGIVAAAGAVAIGLGPLIGGVATTYFSWRWVFAGEVLLVLVILVFARRITDAADENHPRIDLVGAVLSAAGLGVFVYGVLRSDEWGWVRPKADAPAWLGVSMTVWLMIAGLLLLYLFLRWEARLVERGREPLVDPAMLRNKQLTGGLTMFFFQYLVQMGVFFVVPLYLSVALGLSALQTGARILPLSLTLLAAAVLIPRFLPDVSPRRVVRTGVAALLAGAVALMAALDADAGAEIVTVPLLLIGFGMGALASQLGSVTVSAVPDRQSAEVGGIQNAVTNLGSSMGTALAGSLMIAALTSSFLGAVERNEAIPAEVKSQAVVELQSGVPFLSDAQLTTALDEADTSEKVAEAALEANEAARLDGLRAALAILAGASVVALFFTSRIPRTQPRAPAP encoded by the coding sequence ATGGCATCCAAGGCAGGCGCGGGCGGCGCGCCCGCGGGCGCGCGACTCGTCCTGTTGACCCTCGCGGCGGGCCAGTTCCTGATGGCCCTGGACAGCTCCGTCATGAACGTGGCGATCGCGACCGTGGCCGACGACGTGGGCACGACGGTGACCGGGATCCAGGGCGCCATCACCGCCTACACGCTGGTGATGGCGATGTTCATGATCCCCGGAGGCAAGGTCGGGGTGCTGATCGGCCGTCGGCGCGCGTTCATGATCGGCTGCGTGATCTACGGCTTCGGCTCACTGACCACGGCGCTCGCGCCGAACCTCCCCGTTCTGCTGCTCGGCTGGTCGTTCCTCGAAGGCATCGGGGCGGCGCTCATCCTGCCGTCGATCGTGGCGCTGGTGGCCGGCAACTTCCCCACCGAAGGCCGCGCCGCGGCGTACGGCATCGTGGCGGCGGCGGGCGCCGTGGCCATCGGGCTCGGACCGCTCATCGGCGGTGTCGCCACGACCTACTTCTCCTGGCGCTGGGTCTTCGCCGGCGAGGTCCTGCTCGTGCTCGTCATCCTGGTGTTCGCCCGCCGCATCACCGACGCCGCCGACGAGAACCACCCGCGCATCGATCTCGTCGGCGCCGTCCTCTCCGCCGCCGGGCTCGGGGTCTTCGTCTACGGCGTCCTGCGCTCGGACGAATGGGGCTGGGTCCGGCCGAAGGCCGACGCGCCCGCATGGCTCGGGGTGTCGATGACCGTGTGGCTGATGATCGCGGGTCTGCTCCTGCTGTACCTGTTCCTCCGCTGGGAGGCCCGGCTCGTCGAGCGGGGCCGGGAGCCGCTCGTCGACCCGGCCATGCTGCGGAACAAGCAGCTCACCGGCGGTCTGACCATGTTCTTCTTCCAGTACCTCGTGCAGATGGGCGTCTTCTTCGTCGTCCCGCTCTATCTGTCCGTGGCCCTCGGTCTGTCCGCGCTGCAGACGGGCGCGCGGATCCTGCCGCTCTCGCTGACGCTGCTGGCCGCCGCGGTCCTGATCCCGCGTTTCCTCCCCGATGTCTCGCCGCGGCGGGTGGTACGGACGGGGGTGGCGGCGCTGCTCGCCGGCGCGGTCGCCCTGATGGCCGCGCTGGACGCGGACGCAGGGGCGGAGATCGTCACCGTCCCGCTGCTGCTGATCGGGTTCGGGATGGGGGCACTGGCCTCTCAGCTCGGCTCGGTCACGGTGTCGGCGGTCCCGGATCGGCAGAGCGCGGAGGTCGGAGGGATCCAGAACGCCGTCACCAACCTCGGGTCCTCGATGGGCACGGCGCTCGCGGGCTCCCTGATGATCGCCGCGCTGACGTCGTCGTTCCTGGGCGCTGTGGAGCGGAACGAGGCGATCCCGGCCGAGGTGAAGAGCCAGGCCGTCGTCGAGTTGCAGAGCGGTGTCCCGTTCCTCTCGGACGCCCAGCTGACGACCGCCCTCGACGAGGCGGACACCAGCGAGAAGGTGGCCGAGGCAGCCCTGGAGGCCAACGAGGCCGCCCGGCTGGACGGCCTGAGGGCAGCCCTCGCGATCCTGGCCGGTGCGTCCGTCGTGGCGCTCTTCTTCACCTCCAGGATCCCGCGCACGCAGCCCCGGGCTCCCGCCCCCTGA
- a CDS encoding RNase adapter RapZ, with the protein MAHIRITSYGTGHDDGPTAPDPVVVDTTALHNPPDDPAVRATLTQLTGRHPDVAAYVLATPGAHHLLDTARRDIEQRIVRGEQHIDVHVHCYGGRHRSVAIAELLAADLSVLDDYVHTHHRHINQPILPARTPA; encoded by the coding sequence ATGGCCCACATCCGGATCACCTCCTACGGCACCGGACACGACGACGGCCCGACCGCCCCCGACCCGGTCGTCGTAGACACAACCGCCCTGCACAACCCGCCCGACGACCCCGCTGTCCGCGCCACGCTGACGCAGCTCACCGGACGGCACCCCGACGTCGCCGCCTACGTCCTGGCCACCCCCGGCGCCCACCACCTCCTCGACACCGCCCGCCGCGACATCGAACAGCGCATCGTCCGGGGCGAGCAGCACATCGACGTCCACGTCCACTGCTACGGCGGCCGTCACCGCTCCGTCGCCATCGCGGAACTCCTCGCCGCCGACCTTTCCGTCCTCGACGACTACGTCCACACCCACCACCGCCACATCAACCAGCCGATCCTCCCCGCCCGCACTCCCGCCTAG
- a CDS encoding DUF2637 domain-containing protein, with translation MNGVQIRSAERALSVGTWLIVGGAMLYSVLTVTPLMAAHTPAEWRWTSPILPLVVDAAVVIVVRLDSVLARLGGHGGRWPVVLRWMTGGMTLALNVADSALKNDLVGVAVHAVAPLLLIVTAETGLAYRRAITNALAAHQERERAERDARERAAVERADAAEKRAREAREFEARLMREQRDHEASLAREQDEREERARREERERAEAAERAERAERERREREREQQRMDRERLEREAAARAEKARLEREERDRREQREREERAERERAALLAAGPAPVKQSEEQARLTVAAAFQSGVPVRQAAELCGWSVGWVSTRYQELRDQGPAQPLEEAA, from the coding sequence GTGAACGGTGTTCAGATCCGTTCAGCGGAGCGGGCCCTGTCAGTGGGCACGTGGCTGATCGTGGGCGGGGCGATGCTCTACTCGGTGCTCACGGTCACCCCGTTGATGGCCGCCCACACGCCGGCCGAGTGGCGGTGGACGTCCCCGATTCTGCCGCTCGTGGTGGACGCGGCGGTCGTGATCGTGGTCCGTCTCGACTCTGTCCTGGCCCGTCTGGGCGGGCATGGTGGCAGGTGGCCGGTCGTGCTGCGGTGGATGACCGGGGGCATGACGCTGGCCCTCAACGTCGCCGACTCTGCTCTGAAGAATGACCTGGTCGGGGTGGCGGTCCACGCGGTGGCGCCGCTGTTGCTGATCGTCACGGCCGAGACTGGTCTTGCCTACCGCCGGGCGATCACGAACGCGCTCGCCGCCCATCAGGAGCGTGAACGCGCTGAGCGGGACGCCCGGGAGAGGGCCGCTGTCGAGCGTGCGGACGCGGCGGAGAAGCGGGCTCGTGAGGCGCGGGAGTTCGAGGCCCGGCTGATGCGTGAACAGCGCGACCACGAAGCCTCCCTGGCCCGTGAACAGGATGAGCGGGAAGAGCGCGCGCGGCGTGAGGAGCGCGAGCGGGCCGAGGCCGCCGAGCGGGCGGAGCGGGCTGAGCGTGAACGTCGTGAGCGTGAGCGTGAACAGCAGCGGATGGACCGTGAACGCCTTGAACGCGAAGCCGCGGCGAGGGCTGAGAAGGCGCGTCTGGAGCGCGAGGAGCGCGACCGCCGTGAACAGCGCGAGCGAGAGGAGCGGGCCGAGCGTGAACGCGCCGCCCTGCTCGCCGCCGGACCCGCGCCAGTGAAGCAGTCCGAGGAGCAGGCCCGCCTGACCGTGGCCGCCGCCTTCCAGTCGGGGGTGCCGGTGCGGCAGGCCGCTGAGCTGTGCGGCTGGTCGGTGGGCTGGGTCTCCACCCGCTACCAGGAACTGCGCGACCAGGGTCCCGCCCAGCCGCTTGAGGAGGCCGCCTAG
- a CDS encoding site-specific integrase, with the protein MAGHIQDRWFKTSLDPDGKPIREKTSRHGIGMRYRARYVGPDGTEKSKSFPDKQKRLAERWLSETAADMARGQYVDPRAARITFKGYAEKWLKGQTTELSSQIEVERRLRLHAFPQIGARPLDSFRPQHIRELLAALEASPIGSSYARNVYSDVRAVLAAAVDDGLLSRNPCGAKSVRPPTSDPRRVVPWLPDHVHAVRAALPERYRAMADVGAGCGLRQGEIVGLAEDALDFEEDVLRVSRQVKLIRGKAVLAPPKCNKERDVPLPRSVAESLRRHMDAYKPVEVTLPWRKPDGPKVTVRLLFTNTASGLVWRSNFNIQEWKPALAAAGLIPEPEDGQPYASAREHGMHALRHFYASVLLDAGENIKAVSEYLGHADPGLTLRVYAHLMPASRERTRKAIDRLFPPAPRDADGPETAP; encoded by the coding sequence ATGGCCGGCCACATCCAAGACCGCTGGTTCAAGACCTCCTTAGACCCAGACGGAAAGCCCATCCGGGAGAAGACGAGCCGTCATGGCATCGGCATGCGCTACCGCGCCCGGTACGTCGGGCCCGACGGCACCGAGAAGTCCAAGAGCTTCCCCGACAAGCAGAAGCGGCTCGCTGAGAGGTGGCTGAGCGAGACGGCGGCCGACATGGCCCGCGGCCAGTACGTCGACCCCCGCGCGGCCCGAATCACCTTCAAGGGGTACGCCGAGAAGTGGCTCAAGGGACAGACGACCGAGCTGTCGAGTCAGATCGAGGTTGAACGTCGGCTGCGGCTGCACGCCTTTCCCCAAATCGGCGCCCGCCCGCTGGACTCGTTCCGTCCGCAGCACATCCGGGAACTCCTGGCGGCTCTGGAGGCGAGCCCGATCGGCAGCTCGTACGCACGGAACGTCTACAGCGACGTGCGCGCCGTCCTGGCGGCCGCCGTTGACGACGGACTTCTGTCCCGGAATCCCTGCGGAGCGAAGTCCGTGCGCCCTCCTACGAGCGATCCGCGTCGCGTCGTCCCTTGGCTGCCCGACCATGTCCACGCTGTCCGTGCCGCCCTGCCCGAGCGCTACCGGGCGATGGCTGACGTCGGCGCCGGATGCGGGCTCCGGCAAGGCGAGATCGTCGGCCTAGCCGAGGACGCCCTCGACTTCGAGGAGGACGTTCTCCGGGTCAGCCGTCAGGTCAAGCTCATCCGGGGCAAGGCTGTGCTCGCCCCGCCCAAGTGCAACAAGGAACGGGACGTGCCACTCCCCCGGTCCGTCGCGGAGTCACTGCGGCGCCACATGGACGCGTACAAGCCCGTCGAGGTGACACTGCCGTGGCGGAAGCCGGACGGCCCCAAGGTGACCGTGCGGCTGCTCTTCACGAACACCGCGAGCGGGTTGGTCTGGCGGAGCAACTTCAACATCCAGGAGTGGAAGCCCGCCCTGGCCGCGGCCGGCCTCATCCCGGAGCCGGAGGACGGTCAGCCGTACGCCTCGGCGCGTGAGCACGGGATGCACGCGCTGCGGCACTTCTACGCCTCGGTGCTCCTGGACGCGGGCGAGAACATCAAGGCCGTGAGCGAGTACCTGGGTCATGCCGACCCCGGCCTGACGCTCCGGGTGTACGCGCACCTGATGCCGGCCAGCCGCGAGCGGACCCGGAAGGCGATCGACAGGCTCTTTCCGCCCGCTCCTCGCGACGCTGACGGCCCCGAGACGGCCCCGTGA
- the traA gene encoding plasmid transfer protein TraA codes for MAQIPNSRRTTRPRQPRTSTSNAGPSNGKSDKFASAGAAVGGFVGAMGGSFAPPINVTVNRTTNRGGGGRRPHAEALLPAPDFSSPAQVRNYCNSLRAAAVALSIEVAMGTEILKSVLAAVPDPEGRIGGSRIRAAKVSRKLRKAADDLRDAAKNAAAAYATFQQEYQEEINRVRHRARPRATPRMDWAQQ; via the coding sequence ATGGCCCAGATTCCCAACAGTCGCCGCACCACCCGCCCCCGGCAGCCCCGGACCAGCACCAGCAACGCGGGTCCGAGTAACGGCAAGTCGGACAAGTTCGCCAGCGCCGGGGCAGCCGTCGGCGGTTTCGTCGGCGCGATGGGCGGCTCGTTCGCCCCGCCGATCAACGTCACCGTCAACCGCACCACCAACCGAGGTGGTGGCGGGCGTCGGCCGCACGCCGAAGCGCTGCTGCCCGCGCCGGACTTCAGCTCGCCGGCGCAGGTGCGGAACTACTGCAACAGCCTGCGGGCCGCCGCCGTCGCCCTCTCGATCGAGGTGGCGATGGGGACGGAGATCCTCAAGAGCGTCCTGGCGGCGGTCCCGGACCCGGAGGGCCGGATCGGCGGCTCCCGCATCCGCGCGGCGAAGGTGTCCCGCAAGCTCCGCAAGGCCGCCGACGACCTGCGGGACGCGGCGAAGAACGCCGCCGCCGCGTACGCGACGTTCCAGCAGGAGTACCAGGAGGAGATCAACCGAGTCCGCCACCGTGCCCGTCCCCGCGCGACGCCGCGCATGGACTGGGCCCAGCAGTAG
- a CDS encoding DUF3631 domain-containing protein, giving the protein MTQQPIDGAALLNEVEAFHRRFNVFPREAAYVAVALWDAHSHLLDAFDSTPRLAFLSPEPGSGKSRALEVVETLVPRPMLAVNARAAALFRSVSDPAGRPTILFDEIDTVFGPKAGDNEELRGFLNAGHRRSGVTYRCIGDGGNQTVVEFPSYTAVAVAGLGGLPDTITTRSVIIRMRRRARNEHVEPFRARLHESEGNQLRDRLTQWADQVREDVAGRWPEMPDGVTDRPADVWEPLLSVADAAGGDWPERARAACVELVNAARADDKGSIGIRLLTDLRDHVLVGIDRLPTVAVLDRLCSLDEAPWADMSGRPLDSRGLAKMLGEYMTSDNTPVKARNIKTAGTVLKGYYAADLHDAWARYCPPPLLRAATSATSATPQVSGPETVAEELFPSAT; this is encoded by the coding sequence ATGACCCAGCAGCCCATCGACGGCGCCGCCCTGCTCAACGAGGTGGAGGCGTTCCACCGGCGGTTCAACGTCTTCCCCCGTGAGGCCGCCTACGTCGCCGTCGCCCTGTGGGACGCCCACTCCCACCTCCTCGACGCGTTCGACTCCACCCCGCGGCTCGCGTTCCTGTCCCCGGAGCCCGGCTCCGGCAAGTCCCGGGCGCTGGAGGTCGTCGAGACCCTCGTGCCGCGGCCGATGCTGGCCGTGAATGCGAGGGCCGCCGCCCTGTTTCGGTCCGTCTCCGACCCGGCCGGACGGCCCACGATCCTCTTCGACGAGATCGACACCGTCTTCGGCCCCAAGGCCGGGGACAACGAGGAACTCCGCGGCTTCCTCAACGCCGGACACCGCCGCTCCGGCGTCACCTACCGGTGCATCGGCGACGGCGGTAACCAGACCGTGGTGGAGTTCCCCTCCTACACCGCCGTCGCCGTCGCCGGACTCGGCGGCCTACCCGACACCATCACCACCCGCTCTGTCATCATCCGCATGCGCCGCCGCGCCAGGAACGAGCACGTCGAACCCTTCCGGGCCCGGCTGCACGAATCCGAGGGCAACCAGCTCCGCGACCGGCTCACCCAGTGGGCCGACCAGGTCCGCGAGGACGTCGCCGGACGCTGGCCCGAGATGCCCGACGGGGTCACCGACCGCCCGGCCGACGTCTGGGAGCCCCTGCTGTCCGTCGCCGATGCGGCCGGTGGGGACTGGCCCGAGCGTGCCCGCGCCGCGTGCGTGGAGCTGGTCAACGCGGCCCGCGCCGACGACAAGGGCTCGATCGGCATCCGGCTCCTCACCGACCTCCGTGACCACGTGCTGGTCGGCATCGACCGGCTGCCCACCGTCGCCGTCCTCGACCGGCTCTGCTCCCTCGACGAGGCGCCATGGGCCGACATGAGCGGCCGGCCGCTCGACTCCCGAGGGCTCGCGAAGATGCTGGGGGAGTACATGACCAGCGACAACACCCCGGTCAAGGCCCGCAACATCAAGACCGCCGGGACCGTCCTCAAGGGCTACTACGCCGCCGACCTCCACGACGCGTGGGCCCGCTACTGCCCCCCACCCCTCCTGAGGGCCGCTACCTCCGCTACCTCCGCTACCCCGCAGGTCAGCGGCCCGGAAACGGTAGCGGAAGAGCTCTTCCCGTCCGCTACCTAA